The nucleotide sequence TAAGTTTCATTGCTGCATATGTCTGATACAGTATTGAAGGCATGAGTAAGCCAACTCCTAATCCCGGCGAGTACTGTTTCATTGCTGCATATGTCTGATACAGTATTGAAGGTTAGAATTGTTGAAACCACAGACGGCCTAGTAGAGTTTCATTGCTGCATATGTCTGATACAGTATTGAAGGTCAAGTTGAGCAGGAGATTATTACTTTATCTAATGTTTCATTGCTGCATATGTCTGATACAGTATTGAAGGCCCAAGAGCGCCGGAAGATAAAGAAGGGCCAGCTGTTTCATTGCTGCATATGTCTGATACAGTATTGAAGGGTCAGACTCTTTTTCATCGGACTCAACTTCTTCTGTTTCATTGCTGCATATGTCTGATACAGTATTGAAGGATCACTAATAACTGTCCTGGCATGGTTGATGTGTTTCATTGCTGCATATGTCTGATACAGTATTGAAGGAGCACTGGATTCTCAAGCACTGTTGCTGTTTGGTGTTTCATTGCTGCATATGTCTGATACAGTATTGAAGGAAGATCAGATAAATAATAGAGATGACAAGCTGGAGTTTCATTGCTGCATATGTCTGATACAGTATTGAAGGTTAATTCCCGGACATGGAACGATAAGAGCAGACGTTTCATTGCTGCATATGTCTGATACAGTATTGAAGGCCCTTATGATCACTTCAACTAGCGAACAATTATTTGTTTCATTGCTGCATATGTCTGATACAGTATTGAAGGCTCAATCGCACGTGTTCCATATCGAGGACACTAGTTTCATTGCTGCATATGTCTGATACAGTATTGAAGGGCGGCCAGCCAATGAACCAAGGCCAACAGATGCAGTTTCATTGCTGCATATGTCTGATACAGTATTGAAGGTCACTCTCAAATCCCAGGTGGGGTGTGGCTTGTGATACAGTTCAAAATTGTGAATTCTCGAAAATATACCAACGCCTCAGAAACGTTGTATTTTTTCGAAAAGACACTACGCTGAATATTATCAGACATATGATGTAATGAAATCATCAAAAATCAAGATTGGTTGTCCCTCTGTGTTAACATGGGCGATTATTTCACACTAATAGCCTCTTTTTGAGGCTTTTAGTGTTTTTTAGCCTCTGTCATTGCAAAAGTTAAGATATTCACACTGTTCGCACTGCGCGTAGCTGGCACTGGTGTCAGGCATTAGTTGTGTGTTCTGCATTTGCTGAATGTGTTCTAGCGCGACTTTCAATTGCCTGTAATTTTCAGGCGCAAAATTTATCTGATGAACCTTCCCTTTAGTACCGTAAGAAATAAAACCTTTAGAGACAGTAACTCCAAAGAATTCCTCGACCATCGATGCATAAGCCGTTAATTGCAGGATTTGTCCCCGAGTTGGCTTAATGCAATCCAGCTTAAATTCCACAACATAACTTTGATCCTGACAAAACAATACAGCATCAGCTAAGCCATGAATACCCATTTTTTCTGACTTTAAAACAACATCGAACTGTAGCTTTCCCTCAGAAGCCTTATATCTGCTCAAGGTTCTGGACTGACTCAGCATAGTCTCACGCTGATGGTATTCAAGCCCCTGTTTGACCCATAAAGGAGAAGGTACTTTTAATCCCAGAACATATTGATAAAAAACAATTCGAGGGCAAAAACAGTACTGACGAAATAAACTGGCGGGTACAGTCATAGAACCTCAAAACGTTCAGGTCTTTTAAACTCTTCTGCTTTATAGCCAAATCCATACCGGGCAATAATGTCCCCCAGTTTTGCCCTGACCAGAAAAGCTTTATCCGACTCTTTATCAAGTTTCGAAAACAACCGGTAAACTGCACGCTCCTCAGCCCGGTTTACAAAACCCCAAAAAACAGATTTTTGAATCGGATCCAACCCGATATCCTTCAATTGCTCAAACAGTTTTTTCCGCTGCTTGTTATCTTCCACATCGTAAGCAACCAGTACTTCATATCTAAGCTCTCGGTTCATAGTTACCACCGGAATATATAAGGTTTGTAGTTTTTTTCACCATAAAAGCTTCCTGACAATCTGTAAATTTGACGCTGGAGAATTGTTTCCAGGCGCAGGCGCTTCCCTTTGTACAAGTAGTGCGTTGAGAAGGTTTTATGGATAGACGCTATCAGTTGTTTCTTTAATTTCGGGGTTAACTCTCCGGCCTTATGCAGCTTATCGGCAATTTTTATTACGTTCCGGTCAACTG is from Vibrio sp. JC009 and encodes:
- the cas4 gene encoding CRISPR-associated protein Cas4 → MTVPASLFRQYCFCPRIVFYQYVLGLKVPSPLWVKQGLEYHQRETMLSQSRTLSRYKASEGKLQFDVVLKSEKMGIHGLADAVLFCQDQSYVVEFKLDCIKPTRGQILQLTAYASMVEEFFGVTVSKGFISYGTKGKVHQINFAPENYRQLKVALEHIQQMQNTQLMPDTSASYAQCEQCEYLNFCNDRG
- the cas2 gene encoding CRISPR-associated endonuclease Cas2, giving the protein MNRELRYEVLVAYDVEDNKQRKKLFEQLKDIGLDPIQKSVFWGFVNRAEERAVYRLFSKLDKESDKAFLVRAKLGDIIARYGFGYKAEEFKRPERFEVL